The Leclercia adecarboxylata region ATCATGTTGGCCTCGTGGTTCGGGATGCCGGGTGGCGCTTCGCTTACCCGGCCTGGAAGGAGCGGGATTCACTGCCGGGTGGCGGCTGCGCCTTACCCGGCCTACAAAATCGTAGGCCCGTGCAAGCGAAGCGCCGCCGGGCAACAGCAACCTCAATTCTGCAAAACGGACGACACCAGCAGCTGGGTGTAGGGGTGATGCGGGTCGTCGAGCACCCGGTCGGTCAGCCCACTTTCCACCACCTCGCCGCTCTTCATCACCAGCAGACGGTCCGCCAGCAGGCGGGCGACGCCCAGATCGTGGGTGACAATCACCACCGCCAGGTTCAGCTCCACCACCAGACCGCGCAGCAGATCCAGCAGGCGGGCCTGCACCGACACGTCCAGCCCGCCGGTGGGTTCGTCCATAAACACCAGCTTTGGATGGGTGACCAGATTGCGGGCGATCTGCAGACGCTGCTGCATACCGCCGGAGAAGGTGGTCGGCAGGTCGTCGATACGCGAGGCCGGGATCTCCACCTCTTCGAGCCAGTGTTGCGCCGTCGCGCGGATCTCGCCGTAATGGCGCGCGCCGGTCGCCATCAGCCGTTCGCCGATATTGCCCCCCG contains the following coding sequences:
- the phnK gene encoding phosphonate C-P lyase system protein PhnK — translated: MKPLLSVNNLTHLYAPGKGFSDVSFDLWPGEVLGIVGESGSGKTTLLKSISARLAPQNGDILYDGDSLYAMSEAKRRRLLRTEWGVVHQHPLDGLRRQVSAGGNIGERLMATGARHYGEIRATAQHWLEEVEIPASRIDDLPTTFSGGMQQRLQIARNLVTHPKLVFMDEPTGGLDVSVQARLLDLLRGLVVELNLAVVIVTHDLGVARLLADRLLVMKSGEVVESGLTDRVLDDPHHPYTQLLVSSVLQN